Part of the Sphingobium sp. TKS genome is shown below.
AGCAGCGCTGATGCAGGGTGACATGATGACTTGGCTAGTACCCCTGGTCGCGATGCTGGGCGCGGGCCTGTTCGCCGGTTTCGCGGCGGGGATTTTCGGGATTGGCGGCGGCTTCGTGGTGGTGCCGGCGCTCTTCGTGGTGCTGCCGCTGCTGGGCGGCACGCATGATGCCATCGCCCATGTCGCCATCGGCACATCGGCGGCGACGATCATCGTGACGTCGATCCGCTCGCTGCTCGCCCATGCCAAGCGCGGCGCGGTGGAGTTCGAGGTGCTCAAGACATGGGCGCCGTGGATCATCCTGGGCGACGGCGCCGGTGTGCTGCTGGCCGGTCATGTGGACGGGCACATCCTGACCATGATCTTCGCGGTCGGCGTGTTCCTTATGTCGCTCAATTTCCTGCTGCCCAAGGTCGGCGGCAAGGTGATCAGCGACACCATGCCTTCTGGCATCGCGCGGGT
Proteins encoded:
- a CDS encoding sulfite exporter TauE/SafE family protein is translated as MQGDMMTWLVPLVAMLGAGLFAGFAAGIFGIGGGFVVVPALFVVLPLLGGTHDAIAHVAIGTSAATIIVTSIRSLLAHAKRGAVEFEVLKTWAPWIILGDGAGVLLAGHVDGHILTMIFAVGVFLMSLNFLLPKVGGKVISDTMPSGIARVGIAGGLGTFSALLGIGGGTIAIMVMTLCGRSIHRAIATASGIGTLIAIPSAIGFALIGLKESGLPWGSLGYVNIPATLAIASMSILTAPLGVAAAHSLPAAPLKKFFGVYLVVIAFVMFRNAIKM